A genomic segment from Triticum dicoccoides isolate Atlit2015 ecotype Zavitan chromosome 1A, WEW_v2.0, whole genome shotgun sequence encodes:
- the LOC119365250 gene encoding uncharacterized protein LOC119365250 — MCHSPSGSRATARSGRVEEFADAATEEGGESKLSALLYDVSQQVQDSLQSMLKMTGEIEQCSDEIEVEIEQAKEGVADKYRVLEEEKERFQKVALAALNILSGGI; from the exons atgtgtcaCTCGCCGTCGGGATCACGCGCGACGGCGCGGTCGGGCAGGGTGGAGGAATTCGCCGACGCGGCAACGGAGGAAGGCGGCGAGTCCAAACTCTCCGCGCTCCTCTACG ACGTGTCGCAGCAGGTCCAGGACAGCCTCCAGAGCATGCTGAAGATGACGGGCGAGATCGAGCAGTGCAGTGACGAGATCGAGGTGGAGATCGAGCAGGCCAAGGAGGGCGTGGCTGACAAGTACAGGGTGctcgaggaggagaaggaaaggttccAGAAGGTGGCCCTCGCGGCGCTCAACATCCTGAGCGGTGGCATCTGA